Sequence from the Vicinamibacteria bacterium genome:
GGCTCATGTTCGGCACGATCGACAAGCCCGAGAACGAGAAGTTGAAGGACGTGGACTGGCGCGAGCAGGCGACGCTTCTGCCCATCGTCGCGCTCTGCATCTGGATCGGCGTCTACCCCAAGCCCTTTCTCGAGCCGCTGCGCGTTCCCGTCCGTCAGATCGTGGAGCGCATCGAGCCCACGAGAACGGTCGAAGTCGAGGAGATCGAGAGCGAGATCGCCGAGCCAGCCGAGACGCAGCGGAACGCGAACGCGGGCAACTAGCACGTAATTGCCTCTAAAAGGCCCTTCGCGTCGCGCGCGCTGGGCCCTCCTCACGAGCCTCGGCATCACGTTCCCCGTCTCCATCACCCTCGGGGGAGCGGTGGGCTACGTGATCGACAAGCGGTTCGGAACGCTCCCAATCTTCTCCGCCATCTTCCTCGTCATGGGCATCGCGGCCGCCTTCGTCAATTTGTTCCGGACGCTCGCGCAGTTCGAGAAACTGGACGAAGACGAAGGCGACGGCGATGACGAGTAGCGCCCTCTCCCCCGAGCGCCGCCTTCTCCGAAACGCCTGGGCCATCGTCGCGGTGATGAGCCTCGCCGGCCTCGCCTTCGGACCATCCATCGCGGCGTCGGTCGCGGCGGGCGGGGTCCTCTCCGCTCTCAACGTCGAGGGGATGGCGCGACTCGTAGGCGCCCTCACGTCGCGGACGCCCCGCCGGGGCACCTGGCTCGCTCTCTTCTGGTTGCTTTTTCGCTACCTCTTGTTGGCTATCGCCTTGTTTGTTATATTTAGCGTTTGGCATGCCAACGTGATCGCCGTCGCCATCGGGCTTTCCGCTCCGGTGGCGGCCATAATCCTGGAGTGGGGCTTTTATAGCACAAAAGACACGGAGAGTTAGCGCCGCCGCGCCTTCGAAATCCCCACTAAGACATCCCATCGCCTACTGAGTATGGAGCAGTTCGAGCATCATTCGGCCATCGGAACGATTCTGGAGTCCGTCTTCCACATCCACGTTCCCGACCACGTCGTGATGGCGGTCTTCGTCGCCCTCCTGTTGAGCGGCTTCGCCGTCTGGTTCCGAAGGCGGATCAGCGTGGAGAATCCGGGACGGATCCAGTTGTTGCTCGAGGCGGCCGTCGGCGGTCTCCTGGGCATGCTCGAAGAGAACGTCGGCCACAAGGGCCGGGAGTTTCTCGGTCTCGTGGGAACGCTCGGCCTGTTCATTCTGATTAGCAATCTCCTCGGGCTCGTTCCGTTCTTCTCTTCGCCCACCGTGTCGCTCAACATGCCCGTCGGCTGCGCGCTCGTCGCGTTCATCTATTACAACTACCAGGGCATTCGCGCGCACGGATTCGGAGCCTACTTCAAGCACTTTCTCGGGCCGGTGCTGCCCCTCGCCGTCATCATGTTTCCCATCGAGATCATCAGCCATTTGAGCCGCATCCTGTCGCTCTCCATCCGTCTGTTCGGGAACATCTTCGGCGAGGAGCTCGTGGTGCTGGTGCTCGGGAGCCTCATTCCCTTCGTGATCCCCGTGCCGATGATGCTCTTCGGCGTGTTCGGGAGCCTGTTGCAAGCGTTCGTGTTCGTCATGTTGACGATGATCTATCTCGGTGGCGCCGTCGCCGCGGAGGAGCATTGATCCTTAGGAGGAAAATTGGTGACTAGAAAAGTTCTGACGACTGCCTTCGTGTGGAGCGGTTTCCTGTTCCTGGCGGCTCCGCTGTTCGCCCAGGGCTCCGACGTCTGGACGCCCGAAGTCTACAAGTGGGCGATGATCGCGGGCGGCGGCGCTCTCGCGATCGCGGCAGCGATGGGCGCGATCGGTCAGAGCCGCGCGGTGGCGGCGGCCTGTGACGGCATCGCGAGAAATCCCGGGGCCTCTGCCCAGATTCGTTTCGCCCTCTTGCTGGGCCTCGTGCTGATCGAGTCTCTCGTCATCTACGTCTTCGTCATCTCGCTGAGCATCTTCTTCGTGAAATGGGGTGCCGCCTGATATCCGGCA
This genomic interval carries:
- a CDS encoding AtpZ/AtpI family protein; translated protein: MPLKGPSRRARWALLTSLGITFPVSITLGGAVGYVIDKRFGTLPIFSAIFLVMGIAAAFVNLFRTLAQFEKLDEDEGDGDDE
- a CDS encoding ATP synthase subunit I; this encodes MTSSALSPERRLLRNAWAIVAVMSLAGLAFGPSIAASVAAGGVLSALNVEGMARLVGALTSRTPRRGTWLALFWLLFRYLLLAIALFVIFSVWHANVIAVAIGLSAPVAAIILEWGFYSTKDTES
- the atpB gene encoding F0F1 ATP synthase subunit A, whose amino-acid sequence is MEQFEHHSAIGTILESVFHIHVPDHVVMAVFVALLLSGFAVWFRRRISVENPGRIQLLLEAAVGGLLGMLEENVGHKGREFLGLVGTLGLFILISNLLGLVPFFSSPTVSLNMPVGCALVAFIYYNYQGIRAHGFGAYFKHFLGPVLPLAVIMFPIEIISHLSRILSLSIRLFGNIFGEELVVLVLGSLIPFVIPVPMMLFGVFGSLLQAFVFVMLTMIYLGGAVAAEEH
- a CDS encoding ATP synthase F0 subunit C, giving the protein MTRKVLTTAFVWSGFLFLAAPLFAQGSDVWTPEVYKWAMIAGGGALAIAAAMGAIGQSRAVAAACDGIARNPGASAQIRFALLLGLVLIESLVIYVFVISLSIFFVKWGAA